One region of Enterobacter ludwigii genomic DNA includes:
- the fliR gene encoding flagellar type III secretion system protein FliR, translated as MLHFTSDQWVQWLGVYFWPMLRIMALISTAPILSEKSIPKRVKVGLGIIISIIVAPSLPPVDIPIFSANAIWVALQQVMIGVAVGFTMQLAFAAVRTAGELIGLQMGLSFATFVDPGSHLNMPVLARIIDLLAMLLFLSFNGHLWLISMLVDTFHTLPIGENPVNSNAFLALTRAAGLIFLNGLMLALPIITLLLTVNLALGLLNRMAPQLSVFVIGFPLTLTVGILLMSLLMPLIAPFCEHLFGEIFNLLADIVSELPRK; from the coding sequence ATGCTGCACTTCACCAGCGACCAGTGGGTTCAGTGGCTTGGCGTCTACTTTTGGCCGATGCTGCGCATCATGGCGCTGATTTCAACGGCGCCCATTCTCAGTGAGAAATCGATCCCCAAGCGTGTCAAAGTGGGGCTGGGCATCATCATTTCCATTATCGTCGCCCCTTCTCTTCCCCCTGTGGATATTCCGATTTTCTCGGCCAATGCGATATGGGTGGCATTGCAGCAGGTGATGATTGGCGTCGCCGTCGGCTTTACCATGCAACTCGCCTTTGCCGCCGTGCGCACCGCAGGGGAACTCATCGGCCTGCAGATGGGATTATCGTTCGCCACGTTCGTCGATCCCGGCAGCCATCTCAACATGCCTGTGCTGGCGCGCATTATCGACCTGCTGGCCATGCTGCTATTCTTGTCGTTCAACGGTCATCTGTGGCTCATTTCCATGCTGGTGGATACGTTCCATACGCTGCCAATTGGTGAGAACCCGGTGAACAGCAATGCTTTTCTGGCGCTCACCCGTGCCGCAGGGCTGATATTCCTGAACGGGCTGATGCTCGCGCTACCGATTATCACGCTGCTGCTGACAGTAAACCTGGCATTAGGTTTACTGAACCGAATGGCGCCGCAGTTATCGGTGTTTGTCATTGGTTTTCCGCTGACGTTGACGGTCGGAATTTTATTAATGTCATTACTCATGCCACTTATCGCCCCCTTCTGTGAACATTTATTCGGCGAGATATTCAACCTGTTAGCGGATATTGTCAGCGAACTGCCACGTAAATAA
- the rcsA gene encoding transcriptional regulator RcsA, producing MSTIIMDLCSYTRLGLTGYLASRGVRKRDINDAHTVDELAAACDELKPGVVFINEDCFIHDPANSQHIKQIINQHPKTLFIVFMAIANIHFDEYLLVRKNLLISSKSIKPESLDDILGDYLNKEVKNVGAVNLPTLSLSRTESSMLRMWMAGQGTIQISDQMNIKAKTVSSHKGNIKRKIKTHNKQVIYHVVRLTDNVTNGIFVNMR from the coding sequence ATGTCAACGATCATTATGGATTTATGCAGCTACACCCGGCTAGGGTTAACCGGGTACCTGGCAAGCAGAGGGGTAAGAAAGAGAGACATCAACGATGCACACACCGTTGACGAACTCGCAGCCGCTTGTGACGAACTAAAACCAGGCGTGGTGTTTATTAATGAGGACTGTTTCATTCACGATCCAGCCAACAGTCAGCACATTAAGCAAATCATTAATCAGCATCCAAAAACCCTGTTTATTGTTTTTATGGCGATCGCGAATATCCATTTCGATGAGTATTTATTGGTCCGTAAAAACTTATTAATCAGCTCTAAATCGATTAAACCAGAGTCGCTGGATGACATTCTGGGTGATTATTTGAATAAAGAAGTTAAAAATGTAGGAGCGGTTAACTTACCCACCCTATCATTAAGCAGGACTGAATCAAGTATGCTGAGAATGTGGATGGCGGGCCAAGGAACTATTCAGATCTCAGACCAGATGAATATTAAAGCTAAAACCGTTTCGTCACACAAAGGAAATATTAAAAGGAAAATTAAAACGCATAATAAGCAAGTGATCTACCACGTAGTACGCCTGACCGATAATGTGACGAACGGGATTTTCGTCAACATGCGTTAG
- the dsrB gene encoding protein DsrB: MKVNDRVTVKTDGGPRRPGVVLAIEEFSEGTMYLVSLEDYPLGIWFFNELGHPDGIFVEKAE, from the coding sequence ATGAAGGTCAACGATCGGGTAACCGTTAAAACGGACGGTGGGCCGCGCCGCCCGGGTGTGGTACTGGCAATTGAAGAGTTTAGCGAAGGCACAATGTACCTGGTATCACTGGAAGACTACCCGCTTGGCATCTGGTTTTTTAACGAACTGGGGCATCCTGACGGTATTTTTGTTGAGAAAGCAGAGTAG
- the yodD gene encoding YodD family peroxide/acid resistance protein, with protein sequence MKTDKAYSDTIKRDVEVDVDALLAAINEISESEVRRMDDNSDRVIVNGRDYHTYRELAEAFELDIHDFSVSEANR encoded by the coding sequence ATGAAGACCGACAAAGCGTACAGCGACACCATCAAACGCGACGTCGAAGTGGATGTCGATGCCCTGCTGGCCGCGATCAATGAGATCAGTGAATCAGAAGTCCGCCGTATGGACGATAATTCTGACCGCGTCATTGTTAACGGAAGGGATTATCACACCTATCGTGAACTGGCTGAGGCCTTCGAGCTTGATATTCATGACTTTAGCGTGTCTGAAGCAAATCGGTAG
- a CDS encoding mannosyl-3-phosphoglycerate phosphatase-related protein, whose amino-acid sequence MPSLQDTLLIFSDLDGSLLDIHTYDWQPAIPWLDRLLDNQVPVILCSSKTVAEMLEIQQDLGLEGLPLIAENGAVIQPDVRWEMGQRHIRGMSHQDIHRLIEQIRLQLRVKFTTFDDVDERVISEWTGLTRYRSALARKHEASVTLIWRDTDEKMVEFEEVLARSGLKCLQGARFWHILDARCGKDVAVNWLIEQYREQEDITPVTLGLGDGPNDAPLLDSMDFAVVIKGINRQGIVLRDTSPARVYYTQQPGPAGWSEGLDHFLSSSRQIT is encoded by the coding sequence ATGCCTTCACTGCAGGACACGCTGCTGATTTTTTCTGACCTGGATGGCTCGTTGCTGGATATTCATACCTATGACTGGCAGCCAGCGATACCCTGGCTCGACAGGCTGCTGGATAACCAGGTACCGGTTATTCTTTGCAGCAGTAAGACGGTGGCAGAGATGCTTGAGATCCAGCAGGATCTGGGGCTGGAAGGTTTACCGCTTATTGCCGAAAACGGCGCAGTGATTCAGCCTGATGTCCGCTGGGAAATGGGTCAGCGCCACATCAGAGGGATGTCGCACCAGGATATCCACCGGCTGATTGAACAAATCCGCCTGCAGTTGCGCGTTAAATTCACCACCTTTGACGACGTCGATGAACGGGTTATCAGCGAGTGGACCGGGCTGACGCGCTATCGCTCAGCCCTCGCACGTAAGCATGAAGCCTCCGTCACGCTTATCTGGCGCGACACCGATGAGAAAATGGTTGAGTTTGAAGAGGTGCTGGCGCGAAGTGGCCTGAAATGCCTGCAAGGCGCCCGTTTCTGGCATATTCTGGACGCCCGCTGTGGTAAGGACGTTGCGGTTAACTGGCTTATTGAGCAGTACCGCGAGCAGGAAGATATCACTCCTGTCACCCTGGGACTCGGTGATGGCCCCAATGATGCCCCCCTGTTGGACAGCATGGACTTCGCTGTCGTCATCAAAGGGATAAACCGACAGGGTATCGTGCTGCGAGACACTTCCCCTGCGCGGGTCTATTACACTCAGCAGCCCGGACCGGCTGGCTGGAGTGAGGGGCTGGATCACTTCTTGTCGTCATCGCGCCAGATAACCTGA